One segment of Campylobacter hominis ATCC BAA-381 DNA contains the following:
- the lepA gene encoding translation elongation factor 4 translates to MENIRNFSIIAHIDHGKSTLADRLISECNAVEDRQMSSQVMDTMDIERERGITIKAQSVRLEYKMNDKKYILNLIDTPGHVDFSYEVSRSLASCEGAILVVDASQGVQAQTIANVYIAIEHNLEIIPVLNKIDLPNADPDRVKNEIEHIIGIDCTDAIEVSAKTGIGIKDLIEAIIKRIPAPKIEPKKPLKAIIYDSWFDNYLGALALIRVYDGEIHKNDEVFIMGTEKKHIVLDLMYPNPISPIKTEKISSGEIGIVVLGLKNVSDVSVGDTITLSNNKANTPIGGFERAKPFVFAGIYPIETDKFEDLRDALNKLKLNDSSISYEPETSLALGFGFRVGFLGLLHMEVIKERLEREFNLNLIATAPTVTYEIYLTNGEMLKIHNPSELPPISNIQMIKEPYSHATIITPAEFLGNLITLLNSRRGIQTKMDYITSDRVLLEYDIPTNEIIMDFYDKLKSGTKGYASFDYEPIDYKQGDLIKLDIKVAGENVDALSIIVPRDKALQKGRDLVKAMKEIVPRQLFEVAIQASIGNKIIARENVRAMGKNVTAKCYGGDITRKRKLLEKQKEGKKRMKSIGKVNLPSEAFLSVLKID, encoded by the coding sequence TTGGAAAATATACGAAATTTCAGCATTATAGCTCATATAGATCACGGAAAAAGTACATTGGCCGATCGTCTAATCAGTGAATGCAACGCAGTAGAAGATAGGCAAATGAGCTCACAAGTTATGGATACTATGGATATAGAACGCGAACGAGGAATTACAATAAAAGCGCAATCGGTTCGTCTTGAATACAAAATGAACGACAAAAAATATATACTAAATCTTATAGATACTCCAGGTCACGTTGATTTCAGTTATGAAGTAAGCAGAAGCCTGGCAAGCTGCGAAGGTGCGATATTGGTAGTCGATGCAAGTCAAGGCGTTCAGGCTCAAACAATTGCAAATGTCTATATAGCAATAGAACATAATCTGGAAATTATTCCTGTATTAAATAAAATCGATTTACCGAATGCGGACCCCGATCGTGTAAAAAATGAAATTGAACACATTATCGGTATAGATTGCACCGATGCGATTGAAGTCAGTGCAAAAACAGGCATCGGCATAAAAGATTTAATAGAAGCTATAATAAAACGAATCCCCGCTCCGAAAATAGAACCAAAAAAGCCTTTAAAAGCTATTATTTACGATAGCTGGTTTGATAATTATCTTGGTGCACTCGCACTTATTCGTGTTTATGACGGCGAAATTCATAAAAACGATGAAGTTTTCATAATGGGAACTGAAAAAAAGCATATTGTACTTGATCTTATGTATCCAAATCCGATATCACCTATTAAAACAGAAAAAATAAGCAGCGGCGAAATAGGAATTGTGGTGCTTGGTCTAAAAAATGTAAGTGACGTAAGTGTAGGAGATACGATTACTTTATCAAACAATAAAGCCAACACGCCTATTGGTGGATTTGAACGTGCAAAGCCGTTTGTGTTTGCAGGAATTTATCCGATAGAAACGGATAAATTCGAAGATTTACGCGATGCGCTTAATAAATTAAAATTGAATGACAGTTCTATAAGCTATGAACCGGAAACTTCTTTGGCACTAGGATTTGGCTTTCGTGTAGGATTTTTGGGGCTTTTGCATATGGAAGTCATAAAAGAACGTTTGGAACGAGAGTTTAACCTAAATTTAATAGCTACAGCGCCAACTGTAACATACGAAATTTATCTTACAAACGGAGAAATGCTGAAAATTCACAATCCAAGTGAACTTCCGCCTATAAGCAATATACAAATGATAAAAGAGCCGTATTCACACGCTACAATTATCACGCCGGCAGAGTTTTTAGGAAATCTGATAACCTTACTGAATTCTCGCCGCGGTATCCAAACAAAAATGGATTATATAACAAGCGATAGAGTTTTGCTTGAATACGATATTCCTACAAATGAAATAATAATGGATTTTTACGATAAATTAAAAAGCGGCACAAAAGGATACGCAAGCTTTGATTATGAACCGATCGATTATAAACAGGGTGATTTGATAAAACTTGATATAAAAGTCGCAGGCGAAAATGTAGATGCTCTTTCTATAATAGTTCCACGCGATAAAGCGCTTCAAAAAGGTAGAGATCTGGTAAAAGCCATGAAAGAAATCGTGCCGAGACAACTTTTTGAAGTTGCTATTCAAGCAAGTATAGGAAATAAAATCATAGCGCGCGAAAATGTCCGAGCAATGGGCAAAAATGTAACCGCCAAATGCTACGGCGGCGATATAACCAGAAAGCGAAAACTTCTCGAAAAACAAAAAGAAGGCAAAAAACGGATGAAATCAATCGGAAAGGTAAATTTGCCGAGCGAAGCATTTTTAAGCGTCTTAAAAATAGACTGA
- a CDS encoding 3'-5' exonuclease: protein MKKSKTQNLIDLIAKKSINYHDFIALAMECERAGEIDFDPKDFSMWQLLGIKIIKLDNGKITLKSREISLDEADFCFVDIETNGGIDKGQIIEIGAIKVRAKEILNTFKTFVYASNIPENIVELTGIHTNDLKNAPHLSNVLENFRLFLGDSVFVAHNVKFDYGFISESLQKIGFGGLLNRRIDTIDLAKRTIAAQKYGLSSLKELLGIENEHHRAFSDALSCYEIFKFCTQKLPWYVQTIEDLIEFSKTAKSLALPKTNKI from the coding sequence TTGAAAAAGAGCAAAACACAAAATTTAATTGATTTAATAGCTAAAAAAAGCATAAATTATCACGATTTCATCGCACTTGCTATGGAATGCGAAAGAGCCGGAGAAATTGACTTCGATCCGAAAGATTTTTCAATGTGGCAACTTTTAGGAATAAAAATAATCAAACTTGACAACGGAAAAATTACGCTGAAAAGTAGAGAAATTTCACTTGATGAAGCCGATTTCTGTTTTGTAGATATTGAGACAAACGGCGGAATCGATAAAGGTCAAATCATCGAAATCGGCGCAATAAAAGTACGTGCAAAAGAAATTTTAAACACATTTAAAACATTCGTATACGCAAGCAATATCCCTGAAAATATAGTAGAACTTACAGGAATTCACACAAACGATTTGAAAAACGCTCCGCATCTTTCAAATGTGCTTGAAAATTTCAGACTTTTTTTGGGCGATAGCGTTTTTGTAGCGCACAATGTGAAATTTGATTACGGTTTTATAAGTGAAAGCCTGCAAAAAATCGGCTTTGGCGGACTTTTAAACCGCAGAATCGATACTATTGATCTTGCAAAACGCACTATTGCCGCGCAAAAATATGGCTTAAGCTCTTTAAAAGAGCTTCTTGGTATAGAAAATGAACATCATAGAGCTTTTAGCGATGCACTGTCATGTTATGAAATTTTTAAATTTTGCACACAAAAACTTCCTTGGTATGTCCAAACTATCGAAGATCTGATAGAATTCAGCAAAACCGCAAAAAGTTTGGCTTTACCAAAAACAAATAAAATTTAA
- the nadD gene encoding nicotinate (nicotinamide) nucleotide adenylyltransferase, producing the protein MKKEISKIALFGGSFDPPHSAHDKIVHEILRNLNIDLLIIMPTFINPFKKDFSAPPVLRLKWCKILWQDLPKTEICDFEVLHGRPIATIESVKFLKSKFPKIKKFYLIIGADNLKDLKKWQNYEELQNLTEFIVATRNDKKVSKHLQKININDNISSSLIRAGKFENIPEKIKSEVIKFYKGKIMVERAERIAKILEDKKAENVEIIDMSNRDYIAKFVVIATTLAAKHGETLIEELKTELKPFNEKFLGIESSDEWSVIDFGDIIVHLMSETYRQKYNIEEFLEKLKKEQTSKL; encoded by the coding sequence ATGAAAAAAGAAATTTCAAAAATTGCACTTTTTGGCGGAAGTTTTGATCCGCCCCATAGCGCGCATGATAAAATTGTTCATGAAATTTTGCGAAACTTAAATATAGATTTGCTTATTATTATGCCGACATTTATCAATCCTTTTAAAAAAGATTTTTCAGCTCCGCCTGTTTTGCGCCTGAAATGGTGTAAAATTTTATGGCAAGATTTGCCGAAAACCGAAATTTGTGATTTTGAAGTTTTACATGGAAGGCCGATAGCCACGATAGAAAGCGTTAAATTTCTAAAATCAAAATTTCCAAAAATCAAAAAATTTTATCTTATAATAGGCGCTGATAATTTAAAAGATTTGAAAAAATGGCAAAATTACGAAGAACTTCAAAATTTAACGGAATTTATAGTTGCTACACGAAATGACAAAAAAGTGTCAAAACACTTGCAAAAAATCAATATAAATGATAATATTTCATCTTCGCTTATAAGAGCCGGAAAATTTGAAAATATACCGGAAAAGATAAAATCAGAAGTTATTAAATTTTATAAAGGAAAAATAATGGTGGAAAGAGCCGAAAGAATCGCCAAAATTTTAGAAGATAAAAAAGCTGAAAATGTCGAAATAATCGATATGAGCAATCGCGATTATATAGCGAAATTTGTTGTTATCGCTACAACGCTTGCCGCAAAGCATGGAGAAACACTGATTGAGGAGCTTAAAACAGAATTAAAACCGTTTAACGAAAAGTTTTTAGGCATAGAAAGCAGCGATGAATGGAGTGTAATTGATTTTGGAGATATTATCGTTCATCTAATGAGCGAAACGTATCGCCAAAAATACAATATAGAAGAATTTTTGGAGAAATTAAAAAAAGAACAGACCTCTAAACTTTGA
- the argJ gene encoding bifunctional glutamate N-acetyltransferase/amino-acid acetyltransferase ArgJ, whose amino-acid sequence MFDIIPLKNGLENVEGFYFDGINSGFKKNGNDLGFIRSDKPFLVSAIFTSNKFKAAPIRHFMRYECGFKSNFILLNSKNANSMTGKKGIDDIDEIFAKLGQKISLINPIMSSTGVIGYRLKKDKILKATENFDFTARNSNGAATSIMTTDTIKKELAFRIDLDNGEHFNIAAICKGAGMINPALATMLCYILTDAEISQSDADELLKKAVNQSFNCVSVDGDTSTNDTVMILSSCTRAYDKNAFETALNLITKELSLLLVKDGEGSHKLVAFEVSGAANINEAEKAAKALANSPLVKTAIFGEDPNWGRIASTIGASGVICDEEKLVIKYDDVIVYDINHPELDDEREEKAHKIMQKDEFKISCDLSIGNACFTAYGCDLSYDYVKINADYRS is encoded by the coding sequence ATGTTTGATATTATTCCACTTAAAAACGGACTTGAAAATGTTGAAGGATTTTATTTTGACGGAATAAACTCCGGATTTAAGAAAAATGGAAATGATCTTGGTTTTATTCGTTCGGATAAACCGTTTTTAGTGAGTGCTATTTTTACGAGTAATAAATTTAAAGCCGCGCCGATAAGACATTTTATGCGATATGAATGCGGTTTCAAATCAAATTTTATTCTTTTAAATTCTAAAAATGCAAATTCTATGACCGGTAAAAAAGGTATTGATGATATAGATGAAATTTTTGCAAAGCTTGGACAAAAAATCAGTTTAATAAATCCGATAATGAGTTCGACAGGAGTAATCGGTTATCGTCTAAAAAAAGATAAAATTTTAAAAGCGACTGAAAATTTTGATTTTACGGCTCGCAATTCAAATGGAGCGGCTACTTCCATAATGACAACCGATACAATAAAAAAGGAGCTTGCTTTTCGCATTGATTTGGATAATGGCGAACATTTTAATATAGCTGCGATTTGTAAAGGTGCCGGAATGATAAATCCTGCGCTTGCCACTATGCTTTGTTATATACTTACGGACGCTGAAATTTCGCAATCAGATGCCGATGAACTGCTTAAAAAAGCTGTCAATCAAAGCTTTAATTGCGTCAGTGTGGATGGAGATACATCTACAAATGACACTGTTATGATTTTAAGTTCTTGCACGCGTGCATATGATAAAAACGCATTTGAGACAGCTTTAAATTTAATAACAAAAGAGCTTTCTTTACTTTTAGTAAAAGACGGCGAAGGCTCACATAAACTTGTGGCTTTTGAAGTCAGTGGTGCGGCAAATATTAATGAAGCTGAAAAAGCGGCTAAAGCTTTGGCAAATTCGCCTTTGGTAAAAACTGCGATTTTCGGCGAAGATCCCAACTGGGGAAGAATCGCTTCAACAATCGGCGCAAGCGGCGTGATTTGCGATGAAGAAAAACTTGTTATAAAATATGATGATGTGATTGTTTATGATATAAATCACCCCGAACTTGACGATGAACGAGAAGAAAAAGCTCATAAAATCATGCAAAAAGATGAGTTTAAAATTTCATGCGATTTAAGTATCGGAAATGCTTGTTTTACAGCTTACGGTTGCGATTTGAGTTATGATTATGTAAAAATCAACGCGGATTACCGCTCGTAG
- the rpe gene encoding ribulose-phosphate 3-epimerase, with amino-acid sequence MYVAPSILSADFGKLNDEITAVCEAGADLIHVDVMDGHFVPNLTIGPVVVKSVAKIATKPLDIHLMVDDNTFFTNLFIPLKPKFLSFHIESENHPLRLIDHIRKNGISPGIVLNPHTEISTLKYIIKEVDLVLLMSVNPGFGGQKFIPSIIEKSRELRELIYKTDAKCLIEVDGGVNGLNVAELDEAGVDIVVAGNYVFSSQSYKAAITSLKL; translated from the coding sequence ATGTATGTAGCACCAAGTATTCTGTCGGCCGATTTTGGAAAACTGAATGATGAAATTACAGCAGTTTGCGAAGCAGGAGCCGATCTTATTCACGTAGATGTTATGGATGGACATTTTGTGCCAAATCTTACAATCGGACCTGTTGTCGTAAAAAGTGTAGCAAAAATTGCAACAAAACCGCTTGATATTCATCTTATGGTTGATGACAATACGTTTTTTACAAATCTTTTTATACCTTTAAAACCAAAATTTCTAAGTTTTCATATAGAAAGCGAAAATCATCCTTTGCGCCTTATAGATCATATTCGCAAAAACGGTATCAGCCCTGGAATTGTACTAAATCCTCATACCGAAATTTCAACTTTAAAATATATTATAAAAGAAGTGGATCTTGTGCTTTTAATGAGCGTAAATCCGGGCTTCGGCGGTCAGAAATTTATCCCTTCGATAATTGAAAAATCGCGTGAACTTAGAGAACTTATATATAAAACCGATGCAAAATGTTTAATTGAAGTCGATGGCGGCGTAAATGGTCTAAATGTAGCCGAACTTGATGAAGCTGGAGTTGATATCGTAGTAGCCGGAAATTATGTATTTTCATCTCAAAGTTACAAAGCCGCCATAACTTCGCTTAAACTTTAA
- the rpmB gene encoding 50S ribosomal protein L28, whose translation MSRRCAITGKSAMNGHSVSHANNKTKKKFGVNLRTIRIKLEDGSTTKIKVAASTLRTMKKASK comes from the coding sequence ATGTCAAGAAGATGTGCAATTACCGGAAAGTCTGCGATGAATGGCCATAGTGTCAGCCATGCAAACAACAAAACAAAAAAGAAATTTGGCGTAAATCTACGCACAATTCGCATTAAGTTGGAGGATGGCTCTACAACAAAAATTAAAGTCGCAGCTTCAACTTTACGAACGATGAAAAAAGCGTCAAAATAA
- a CDS encoding potassium channel family protein: MSFLDKLKKFFNWSGSSKPDINFNSEIYKQLTPFRLPLIFIVLMQLIGTFGYVYIADFSLVDAFYQAGMTYTTLGFTEVAPIPPAGRVFTLVFVLMGFGTFSFCLGVVVEVIKKGALLHLIRETNMIYKTARLKNHFIICYNNEYSLELSHQFRENHIPFVIIDNDPNLDKIAETNHYPYFFIGEPHLETSLLKAHISSAKGVITLSPNLADNIAIISLVRLYEKELGRDKPYYLMTNANCDADAQKLKKLGADSVVLPSKLTAQRLTAVSVRPDMENILEQFLYKKDSPIDIEEILVDDYSWVRFKRLKETHLREMVNADIVGAKDQNGKFTPMPNGDFLIGSNMHLLVIGTAEGIRQTKRLINSKYKPQEIYYV, encoded by the coding sequence GTGTCTTTTTTAGACAAATTAAAAAAATTCTTCAACTGGTCCGGCAGTTCCAAACCGGACATAAATTTCAATTCAGAAATTTACAAACAACTTACACCTTTCAGACTTCCTCTGATTTTCATTGTCCTGATGCAATTAATAGGCACATTCGGTTATGTTTATATTGCAGATTTTTCACTTGTAGATGCATTTTATCAAGCAGGTATGACTTATACGACATTGGGTTTTACGGAAGTGGCGCCAATTCCGCCTGCCGGCCGAGTTTTTACGCTAGTGTTTGTTTTAATGGGCTTTGGTACTTTTTCATTTTGTCTTGGTGTTGTTGTGGAAGTTATAAAAAAAGGTGCTCTTTTGCATCTTATAAGGGAGACAAATATGATTTACAAAACAGCCAGATTGAAAAATCATTTTATAATTTGTTATAATAACGAATATTCGCTTGAGCTTTCGCATCAATTTCGTGAAAATCATATACCGTTTGTTATAATTGATAATGATCCGAATCTTGATAAAATAGCGGAAACAAATCATTATCCGTATTTTTTTATCGGAGAACCTCATTTGGAAACTTCGCTTTTAAAAGCACATATTTCAAGCGCAAAAGGAGTTATAACTTTAAGTCCGAATTTAGCTGATAATATTGCTATTATTTCTCTTGTAAGACTTTATGAAAAAGAACTTGGAAGAGATAAACCTTATTATTTGATGACAAATGCGAATTGCGATGCCGATGCGCAAAAATTAAAAAAACTTGGTGCGGATTCCGTTGTGCTTCCTTCAAAACTTACCGCTCAACGTCTAACTGCCGTAAGCGTGCGTCCGGATATGGAAAATATATTGGAGCAGTTTCTTTATAAAAAAGATTCGCCGATTGATATAGAAGAAATTTTAGTTGATGATTATTCCTGGGTCAGATTTAAAAGGCTCAAAGAAACGCATTTACGAGAAATGGTAAATGCCGATATAGTAGGTGCAAAAGATCAAAATGGAAAATTTACACCTATGCCAAATGGAGATTTTCTTATCGGTTCAAATATGCATTTGCTGGTAATTGGCACTGCAGAAGGTATCCGTCAGACAAAACGACTTATAAATAGCAAATACAAGCCTCAGGAGATTTATTATGTTTGA
- a CDS encoding sodium-dependent transporter, which produces MRQTWTNKLTYILTVAGATIGFGCTWRFPYLVGENGGGAYVLVFCIAMIILGIPMILVENVIGRRALKNSVDAFIHPKKDGTKISKKWKIVGYMGLVGSFGILAYYMVLGGWVMTYISNIITGNFDLSSKITEAAYTSNFYKSHIEQNALTVGFYTALFVLINWYILKKGIIDGIEKFVKFLMPALFLCFLAVIISNLTLDGAAEGIKFYLSVDFSKITPKLLIDVLGQVFFALSLGFGVMITLSSFLDKSEKLVQTATITVVLNTVIAVLAGFMIFPTLFSAGIEPSSGPSLVFKSLPIAFSNIPFGNFVAIAFFAILLIAAITTSITIYQVIINYIEENFKISHVGATNLTLISIFILGNIPCILSSNALSDVSILGKSVFDAFDFVSANIFFVLTALFSCIYVGFVLKNEAIDEITNNGSLNNKSLAKFWFYYVKFFLPIVIAIIFLYGII; this is translated from the coding sequence GTGAGACAAACTTGGACAAATAAATTAACTTATATACTTACAGTTGCCGGTGCAACCATAGGTTTCGGCTGCACATGGCGTTTTCCGTATTTAGTCGGAGAAAATGGCGGCGGAGCTTATGTTTTGGTATTTTGCATAGCAATGATTATACTTGGAATTCCGATGATTCTGGTAGAAAACGTAATCGGTAGACGGGCGCTCAAAAATTCGGTAGATGCGTTTATACATCCTAAAAAAGACGGCACGAAAATTTCAAAAAAATGGAAAATCGTAGGATATATGGGTCTTGTCGGCTCATTTGGAATTTTGGCTTATTATATGGTTCTTGGCGGCTGGGTAATGACATATATTTCAAATATAATAACAGGAAATTTTGATTTATCATCTAAAATAACCGAAGCTGCCTACACAAGCAATTTTTATAAAAGTCATATTGAACAAAATGCTTTAACGGTCGGATTTTATACGGCGCTTTTTGTTCTTATTAATTGGTATATCCTAAAAAAAGGAATAATTGACGGAATAGAAAAATTCGTTAAATTTTTAATGCCTGCACTTTTTTTATGTTTTTTAGCGGTAATCATCAGTAACTTGACACTGGACGGCGCAGCCGAAGGAATAAAATTTTATCTTAGCGTGGATTTTAGCAAAATCACTCCAAAACTTTTAATTGACGTTCTCGGACAAGTCTTTTTCGCACTTTCTCTTGGTTTTGGCGTAATGATTACACTTTCAAGTTTTTTGGATAAAAGTGAAAAATTAGTCCAAACTGCTACTATTACAGTTGTTTTAAATACAGTTATAGCGGTTTTAGCCGGTTTTATGATTTTCCCAACTCTTTTTAGTGCCGGAATTGAACCGAGCAGCGGTCCATCACTGGTTTTTAAAAGCCTACCGATAGCATTTTCAAATATACCTTTCGGAAATTTTGTGGCAATTGCATTTTTTGCTATTTTACTTATAGCTGCAATCACAACTTCAATTACGATTTATCAGGTTATAATAAATTACATAGAGGAAAATTTTAAAATTTCGCATGTCGGCGCCACAAATTTAACGCTCATTTCAATTTTTATTTTAGGAAATATCCCTTGTATTTTAAGCAGTAACGCTCTTTCTGATGTAAGTATTTTAGGAAAAAGTGTTTTTGATGCATTCGATTTTGTAAGCGCAAATATATTTTTCGTCCTAACGGCGCTATTTTCATGCATTTATGTAGGTTTTGTATTAAAAAATGAAGCGATAGATGAAATAACAAATAATGGAAGTTTAAATAATAAATCGTTGGCAAAATTCTGGTTTTATTACGTTAAATTTTTCTTGCCGATTGTAATTGCAATCATATTTTTGTATGGAATTATATAA
- a CDS encoding gamma carbonic anhydrase family protein, which translates to MISDFENRHPKIDKSAFIAQNATIIGEVEIARNASVWFGAVIRGDVNFIKIGENSNIQDLACLHVWHREIDETGKITDTGYPCIIEKNVTIGHSAIIHACHIGSNCLIGMGAIIMDGAVIGKNSIVGAGSLITKGKKFPPNSLIIGSPAKFVRKLTNDEINTITLSAKNYVKFKDTYK; encoded by the coding sequence ATGATTTCAGATTTTGAAAACAGACACCCAAAAATAGATAAAAGTGCATTTATAGCGCAAAATGCGACAATAATCGGCGAAGTTGAAATTGCAAGAAATGCAAGCGTCTGGTTTGGCGCAGTAATCAGGGGAGATGTGAATTTTATAAAAATCGGTGAAAACTCAAATATTCAAGATCTTGCCTGCTTACATGTTTGGCATCGTGAAATTGACGAAACCGGTAAAATAACCGATACCGGATATCCATGCATTATAGAAAAAAATGTCACAATCGGGCACAGTGCAATAATTCATGCTTGTCACATCGGCTCAAACTGTTTAATCGGTATGGGCGCAATAATAATGGACGGTGCGGTTATAGGTAAAAATTCCATCGTGGGCGCAGGAAGTTTAATCACAAAAGGTAAAAAATTCCCGCCGAATTCGCTAATAATCGGCTCGCCTGCGAAATTTGTGCGAAAACTTACAAATGATGAAATAAACACTATAACGCTTTCTGCAAAAAATTATGTGAAATTTAAAGATACATATAAATAA
- a CDS encoding phosphoethanolamine transferase, with amino-acid sequence MNKFVIFIFFVLIFFILSPKISMEYLIHSLKYCAFSALILLFASKLFKNKISYFIAVLSLFILLFIPYFFTFFDAVFKTKQFYNTQFSVLCVALVLTLAGSKSKISAVFIVILSAVLPLIYLGYFSFALKPFNQPALFAMLETNKNEAFEYFMDNKNIWTYVSVVFVLMVSFLFVKFCKKAEFSFKNGKILTVFILIIAVFNSYKECWLLKEPFFIDEIKAQIRMQENYAKNAQKRMDLLKDSVSSNDDGVFVLVIGESENKNFMSVYGYQKPTTPYLNRLKNSKNAIFFSEAHSNYTHTVPVLIYALSAKNQYENMDEDLAPTLIETAKAAGFSVYWLSNQVKFGAFGENVSKISIPADEKIFTSDFDDKEKFDESLLEPLKSLNLAKKSLIIVHLLGSHSTYKRRYPKNYEKFGTSRLEAYENSIFYNDEILRRIIEISKNFKNFKALVYMSDHGENPVKASHDAVNFVYGMCQIPFFIYFNDSLQNSDIYARLNKNKDEFFTNDLLYNVMLSLMSIKTHINTKTNDISSEFYDNNKSRFLTLHGKIKILDAKKMDKK; translated from the coding sequence ATGAATAAATTCGTAATTTTTATATTTTTTGTGCTGATATTTTTTATTTTATCTCCAAAAATAAGCATGGAATATCTTATTCACAGTTTAAAATATTGCGCGTTTTCAGCTTTAATTTTACTTTTTGCAAGCAAGCTTTTTAAGAATAAAATTAGCTATTTTATAGCAGTTCTATCACTTTTTATATTACTTTTCATTCCGTATTTTTTTACATTTTTTGATGCTGTTTTTAAGACAAAACAGTTTTATAATACGCAATTTTCAGTTCTTTGTGTGGCTCTTGTTTTGACATTAGCAGGCTCAAAATCTAAAATTTCAGCTGTTTTTATTGTTATTTTAAGTGCGGTTTTGCCCTTAATTTATCTCGGGTATTTTTCTTTTGCTTTAAAACCTTTCAATCAGCCGGCTTTGTTTGCGATGCTTGAAACAAATAAAAATGAAGCATTCGAGTATTTTATGGATAATAAAAATATTTGGACGTATGTATCTGTTGTTTTTGTTTTAATGGTTTCATTTTTATTTGTAAAATTTTGCAAAAAAGCGGAATTTTCATTTAAAAACGGAAAAATTCTTACTGTTTTTATTTTAATAATTGCTGTTTTTAATAGTTATAAAGAGTGTTGGTTGCTTAAAGAGCCTTTTTTTATCGATGAGATAAAAGCACAAATTCGTATGCAGGAAAATTATGCAAAAAACGCACAAAAAAGAATGGACTTGTTAAAAGACTCTGTATCATCAAACGATGATGGAGTTTTTGTGCTTGTTATTGGAGAGAGCGAAAATAAAAATTTTATGAGTGTATATGGGTATCAAAAGCCGACTACTCCTTATTTAAATAGGTTAAAAAATAGTAAAAACGCTATATTTTTTAGTGAGGCTCACTCAAATTATACTCATACTGTCCCTGTTTTAATTTATGCATTGAGCGCTAAAAATCAATATGAAAATATGGATGAAGATCTGGCGCCTACTTTAATTGAAACAGCTAAAGCTGCCGGATTTAGCGTATATTGGCTTTCAAATCAGGTAAAATTCGGCGCTTTCGGTGAAAATGTATCAAAAATTTCAATTCCTGCAGATGAAAAAATTTTTACCAGCGACTTTGACGATAAAGAAAAATTTGATGAATCCTTATTAGAACCGTTAAAATCGTTAAATTTAGCTAAAAAATCTTTAATAATCGTACATTTGCTCGGTTCACACAGTACTTATAAAAGACGTTATCCTAAAAATTATGAAAAATTCGGCACAAGTCGTCTTGAAGCATATGAAAACTCAATTTTTTATAATGATGAAATTTTAAGACGTATAATAGAAATTTCTAAAAATTTTAAAAACTTCAAAGCGCTTGTTTATATGAGCGATCACGGCGAAAATCCTGTAAAAGCTTCGCACGATGCTGTAAATTTTGTTTATGGAATGTGTCAAATTCCGTTTTTTATATATTTTAATGACAGCTTGCAAAATAGTGATATTTACGCACGTTTAAATAAAAACAAAGATGAATTTTTTACAAACGATCTGCTTTACAATGTAATGTTGTCTTTGATGAGTATAAAAACTCATATAAACACTAAGACAAACGATATTTCAAGTGAGTTTTACGATAATAACAAAAGTAGATTTTTAACGCTTCATGGTAAAATTAAAATTTTGGATGCTAAAAAAATGGATAAAAAATAA